The DNA segment gatAAAAATGTCCTCTGTAGGTCAAATGACCCAggttcttcaacaaataaactgTAAGGAAAAGAAATGGATGGAGGAGACTTACAAGTTTAAAGAAACTTAAAAGACATATGAAGTTGAAACAAAGGGGAAGACTTAACTACATTCCTAGGGATGCTCACTTGGTGATAAAGCCATAaagaaaggcaagaaggcaagtaGAGCTTTAGAAATGTCGGGGAGGGGTGGTTGTTGTTGATTAGAACAGGACACATGGGAGCACTTTTAGGGCTTCTGGAAGCTCTATTTTTTTCACCTGAGTGGTGGTGACAAGGGGGTTTGTCTTAGAATAATTCACTAAGCTACACATTTGTTTAGTGTGGTTTTCTGTCTTTTATGCTTTACTTTAGAACATAAAGCAAAATCAAGCAATaatgttaaaaattaaatttgctTTGTGAAGACCATAAAGTTGAAAAGAGAAAGGCCAGTTGGGAACGTCCTATTGCAGCAGTCAATgacttacaaggaaaaaaaaaagtggttgctTTCAGTAGGCTTTTATTAGTGGATATGGATGATGTAAAGTGACGAGATTGAGCTGATATTTTGCTGATAAAGTTAATGGACTCAATTGATGGATTGAGCATGAAAGAAAGGAGGCAAGAATGACTGAATGCTTGACATTTTGTAAGGAAAGGGTTTGGGGTAAAGGAAAGGGATAGCTTGGAGCACAAGAAACAAGCATACTAGCTCCATTTCAGTTATGTTAAGAATGAGGCTTCTATTATATAAGTGAAGGTGTTGAACAAGAAATTGGATGCAAGTCTTTGGAGCCCTGTAAAAATTTTTGTCTGGATTGGAGCTTTaggaaaagaagaaggagaggaagagagaaggatAAGGGAGAGgtagggaaggaaaagaaaaagaagaagaaaaggaagaagaaccaTCTCAGCATacatgtatgttttttttttaagccatagaACTGAGTGAGATCATCTGAGAAGACACAGAACAAGATTCCGCTATAGCTAcagtagtagaaaaaaaaagttttttttttttttgatgtgggaGTGATATTATACTTAGCTCTATAATTCTGTcctaaaaaaaattctacaaaatattttaatatctacTGTATGCCATTGTTCTGCTCAATATCTTCCATGTATTATCTGTAATCTTCAAAATGACCACACATCCTGAATGCCATGACATTTGTTCTGGCTGAAATGGCAGAGACATGAAGCAGATTTTTCAAAGCCATGCTGCTGGTGAAGGGTGGGGTCAAACATTGAAGCATGACTATCCTCACTCGAAGCTCTTCACTCTGCCCACATTACAttcttgaaacaaagaagaataccAACTCTAGGAGGACAGTCTACAAAGCAGACCTGAGTTTAACCatttgaagaatttttttaaCATATGAATAGTAGGACaacaccacctatctgtcagtttgtcttactatagtggcttgagtgttgctatgatactaaaagatatgccaccaatatttcaaatccTGGAAGGGTCACTCCTGGTGGACGGGTTTAAGtagcacttccagactaaaacagacggGGAATAaagttctggtgatctacttctgaaattagtGCATGAAGACCTTATGGATCAAATAGAATATTGCTTGatgtagcgctggaagatgagcccaccaaGCTGACAGACATTCAAAATAAACAGTGGCCACGACAATGGACTCTAGCATACatatgaccatgaagatggcacaggactgggcaacgtttcgttctgttgtaggtggggtcaccatgagctggagccaactccacagcaactaacaacaacaaatagtagGGCAGGGATGCATGAGCAGAACTGTGATGAGGAAAGGCAGTGCACAAAAATGTGTTCATCTGGTCTACAGTGTCAACACTATGAGGAGAATGGTCATATCaatcgattcttctttgtttaGAATGTCTTTCTTTGTCCAGCTGGAGAAAGGGAGAACTTTTTTGAGTTTTCTTCACCAAGTTTTCCCAACACTCTTCGTAGGGCACTCATCACCTCCTTGTTCCTCAAGCTGTAGATCAAGGGATTCAGCATGGGAGTCACCACGGCATAGAAGAGGGCTACCATCTTCTCCTGTTCTGCCAGGGAGCCAGGTTCAGGCCTCATGTAGGTAGAGATGGCCGTCCCAAAGCACATGGAGACCACAGTAAGATGGGAGGCACAGGTCCCGAAGGCTTTTCTCCATCCCTGAGCTGAGCGAATGCGCAGGATTGCAGCCACTATTCCAGTGTAGGAGAACAGAACCAGGAAGCAGGGAAGCATGATTACCAGGAATCCAGAGATGGCCACCATGACCTTGTTGAAGGAGATGTCCACGCAGGTCAGCCTTAGCATAGCCAGCATCTCACAGGCAAAGTGATTGATAACATTATGGCAAAAGGGCAACTTGAAGATAAGGATGGTCTGCAACAGTGAGTTGGCAAAGCCAGCCACCAGGCAGCCAGAGGCCAGCACCAAACACAGCCCTTCATGCATGATAACCATGTAGTGCAGGGGATGACACACAGCCAcaaagcggtcataggccatggctcCCAGCAGGAAGAACTCTGTGCTGCCCATTGCCAGAGAGATGTACAGCTGGAGCATGCAGCTGTGGAATGGGATGGACTTGCAGTCTGACAGGAAGTGGACCAGCATCTGAGGGACAGTGCTGTTGGTGTAGCAAATGTCCACGAAGGACAGGACACTGAGGAAGAAGTACATCGGGATGTGGAGCCTGCTGTCCAGTCTGATGAGGAGGATGATGAGGGAGTTCCCCAAAACAGTCACCAGGTACATGGCCAGGAACAGTACAAAGAGGGACACCTGTGTCCCCCAGTCACTGGACAGCCCCAGCAAAAAGAACTCACTCATCCATGTCTGGTTCTTCCTGCCCATGAGCCTCTGGGAACCAAAGCAATGTTATAATAAATCCCAGAAGCTCAGGGTGGCAGATGACCTCACAAGGTCATTTAAACCAAAGAGCTGTTTAATCTTAAGTGCAAGTCATGATATTTGAGCCATGAGGTTTCCAGTTTACAGGTCATTTCTTCAGGGTTTTGAAACACAGTCGACCCCATTGATATGGTTCagaactttcttttctccttccttatGTGCAAAAGGTTTAACTGAAATGTCAGACATTTGAGTTAAAAAGACTAATGGTAAaaattgattttcttctttataccaaATTTCTAACCCTGTGgtttgttcatttctttgttgAATTCCTTCCTTACTGTCTCAGAATCAGTATCAATGACAGCCTAATAACAATGAAAACGTTCTTTAAAAGTTACTTTTTATTCCTGGATCCTCTGACTATGAAAACGTGATACTCCATTTCAGcccttttttaattagaaaatttgGGTTTTGACTTAGAAGGAAgccaatataaaatatattttaagtggCAACACACTGTCAAGAATTGCATTTCAGAGTCAGCAAATTAAAGAAGGAAGACCTGGGTGATCGGGCTCAGGCTTGAGAAGTCTTGTCACAAAGTGTCTCATCCAGGTGACCAGATGAAAGGATACACCTTGTGGTTCCCTCCCTCTCCTGAACCAGGGCAGAGACCATGAACAGTAGGATGTCACTGTCAAGGAGCAAATCAAAGTCAAAGATGCACACCAAGCAGTTCCCTCACAAGTGACAAGAGCTCAAATACTCACCATCATCATTGCCTTTAACTAAGAAGTAATGGAAACTAGTGAACACTCCCGCTGATTGTCTTTGCGTGTAACTGGATGGTGAGTTAAAGTTTGGAGGTTAGGCTGTGATGGAAAAATAACTAACTGGAATTAAATTGACCAACTGACTGCTGGTTATCTCTCTCCCTGAGAACCGCCCGCCTGCCTTGTTCTCCTCCCCATCTCAAGTGCCTGACATTTTCCCCCTTAGGAAACCGGATCTCCTCTCTTTGTGCCACTCTACCCAGACCCACATGACCAGCCCCAACTGTCACATCCTGCTGATATCCCAGTACCTCAGGAGGTGCTATGGTTCTACTATTCAGAGATTGATCTTTGGAACTCTTAGTAATCTTATGTTTCCACCTTATTCAAGTCACAAGTGACTTCCAAAACTATCGTGGGCTTAAGCAAGCCTACTCTCTATTTCCCATGTATTCTCTCCCTCTGATTATTCTGCCCTTTGAGTGCAAGAAATGAAACCCATGTGATCTGCCTGCAGCCTGTGATGAGGCAGTGCCACCAAATACGTGATCGGAACCATTCTTGTTCTTGGGGTGTCTGTGACAACAAGGGTAGCTAGCTGTAGATACTTAGGGTGCAGGGCCTCTCGGATTAGCCAGCAGCAAAAGAGCCTACAGCAATTTTCATGCCATAATTCTTCCTTCTTTTATGAGTAAATGTCTTTAAAAACCATTCTTACACCAAGAGATAATTTATTTGAGTTACACAAAAGGCAGCAATAAAACGATgaactttttttaattctttagaaCTTACTCCAGGTCTTCAGCAGGTGAGCAAATCCCTTTGCAATATttgagagaaagagggaagctTTCTTTTTAATCCctgataaaaaaaggaaaagttagcAGATAAAAGCTTCACTGCCAAACCCCTcaggtataaaagaaagaaccAAGTCACCTCAAGGGGGAAAGTCAGTGTCTAGGACCTACCATGGAACCTGACCACAAACAGACACTTTTATAAGCCATTGTAAGGGAAGTGACTGGGGTTATCTCCAGTTCTGCTCTTACATATGAAACAATTCAGGGAAAGTAACCTCACCAGCTGAGGACTGAAAAAAATAGTGCAGGGGATGTCTGATGATGACTTACTGTATTCTTAATACCAAATAAAGAGACTTGTTGAAAAGTCTATCTGACTGATGCTCATCTCTTGGAGTTCTGGATCTCtcacttattaaaaaataaaaaacaataagatAAGGCCCTGTCATAGCCTTGGTCTTTGGCCTGCAATTCTCCGTAAGAGCCCAGGAAGGCATTGATCACAAATAGAAATACACATGGGTAGCCTACCATGCTTCTATATCATCTTAGGTTTTGTTAAGGTGCCTCTCCCTGGGATGGAATGAGTGGTATTGCCAGTAAGCTTGAATTTCCCAGTTTAACTCTCATCACTGAGTTCTACATCTGTCTACCAGATTGCACATTCACACCTGTCTTCACTCATTATAAGGACaggaaggagaaaatggaatacGGATACAATGTCAATACTATAAAGGATGAtatgcaaaacaaaaaaagattaaaaggtaaaataacacaaaaaagtctttaaaattttttaaaaagtgatatgTAAATATAAGTTAAAAATGAATGGTCTTGTTatctcataaaataaaaatttcacccCTGAGAACTGCGCTCTTTTAAAAGTTATCCTTAGGAGGCCAAATGGCCAATAATTATTGCAAAGCGTGGATGAGAAGGTTAGAGGGCAGTGAGACTAGATTAATGGGAGTGGAACAAccggaatggaaataatgagaatgttgacataaactgaagaatgtaaccaatgtcacccaacattatgtgtagaaattgttgaatgggaacctgttttgctttgtataccttcaccaaaaaagtaatatTCTTTTTAATGAATGATAAAAAGGTGGTGGTGTAAAACTGAGAGTAATAGCAAATATAAACCTTATTCCTGCCCCAACTTTTCTTCCTGAAACTGTGATTCAAGGCTCCTATAACATAACAAGTGTACAtctcaaaataaaactaaactaacacagaaaAATTAAGTTTTCCCCAAAATTTTCATTGGTTATGTTGCTTTCTCCACCCCCACCTCTACTTccttacatgcatacacacacactcacatacacactgcTTGGAGACACAGAGAGCTTAAAGCTTATTATTCAGGTGAATATACCTCCTGACCACCATCATATATGAATGAGCCTATCAACACAAACCTGTCCTCTTGCCCAGAATTCAGGGGCTAGTGAGTGCTATAGAAGTAGCGAGGTGCTGTGGGGAGAAGTGGAGTGCTGTGGAGAAGTGGGATACTGTGGGGAGAGGTGGGGGGCTCTGGAGACCAGTGGAATGCTGTGGGGAGCAGTGGAGTGCAGGCAACACGGCCTGGAGCAGCTGACCCTGGGATCCCAATCGCAGCAGCCAGAGCCAGGTGCAGCTCTTCTCAGAGGTATCTGAAAGAATGTTCTCAgctttgctaaccaaaatgtattTTCCTATAACCAAATGGACATTTATCTCTCCAGTAACCAAACTCAGTACACTTGTCACCGGAGCCCATGAATGTAGGAAGAGAGTGGGACTAAGAAGCCCTGTCAGgcccagattacccaataagcaaggtacacacaggcccaATTGTGCCTTCTGACCATCTGCAgcacacaatttcacctgtccccaaCCATGACAATGATGTAGTgaagcccatgtgaaattgctcaccacagattagcagtAAATACGATTAAGCCAGTGCATACCTTGCCCAATGCCAGCCGATGCATAGAGTCCTTACTAACTAATCCCCCACTGCCTGGTGTCATGGTTTATCACCCTAATaagttctgaggcacctctgaagatgAAGGCTTACCTCCAGGATGGTGGGTCAGAGTTGTCCCTGGAAGACAGGAGGGCTGGTTAGGATGTGGTGTTTGGAAGAGGTAACTTATTTTCCCTCAGAGATAAATTCTCTACAGGCCAATTAGGGAGTGCTTGTTAGGCTTCTGTAACACTTTCTCCTTTGCTATATGGTCATTTTCTCACCTTAAACTCACATCTGCATTTAATAGAATTTACAAATGAGAATTTAGCTTCTCCTGACCCAGAAACATGAGAAGACAATCCAAAGTCCCCTTCCTGGCATCTTCTAGGTCTTTGTTGGAATTTCACTTTAGGAAGTTATAACTTTCCCACAACTTTCTGTCAATGTACTCATAATTGATAATATTTGTCCCCAAATATCCAATTAATCATGAACCATCTATGGGGACATTTGACGAGTATCTCAGGCAATGTGATTGTCAAGATAGAGGAGAGCTACAATCAAATATTCAACTCATAGAGGTATTTTGCAGGACTGCTCCCCATTCTGTCTCACTACTGGAAGACTGCTTCTGAGTATGTCAAATTATTTAGCTATTTTTTCTTACCTCATGCCTTTCCTTACACTCTGCAAATACTGTGGAAATGCCCTGTTCACTTCAAACATCTCATTGAATTTTTCACCCATTTGTGATTCTTAAACCAAATCACAAAACTCAGCTTCTAACAACTCTGACTAGCTTTTCCTGTTTTCAAACTTTGTGTGAATGGAAGCATGCAATATGTGTCTTTAATGTCTGGCTCATTAATTTCATCCATGTGTGTCTGCTGCATAATATTCTACTGTATGCATGTTACACACAGTATATATCCattctgttgatagacatttggattgtttctagttTGGGGCTGTTAAGAACAACACTGCTGTGAACATcgacaca comes from the Elephas maximus indicus isolate mEleMax1 chromosome 8, mEleMax1 primary haplotype, whole genome shotgun sequence genome and includes:
- the LOC126082107 gene encoding olfactory receptor-like protein OLF3, giving the protein MGRKNQTWMSEFFLLGLSSDWGTQVSLFVLFLAMYLVTVLGNSLIILLIRLDSRLHIPMYFFLSVLSFVDICYTNSTVPQMLVHFLSDCKSIPFHSCMLQLYISLAMGSTEFFLLGAMAYDRFVAVCHPLHYMVIMHEGLCLVLASGCLVAGFANSLLQTILIFKLPFCHNVINHFACEMLAMLRLTCVDISFNKVMVAISGFLVIMLPCFLVLFSYTGIVAAILRIRSAQGWRKAFGTCASHLTVVSMCFGTAISTYMRPEPGSLAEQEKMVALFYAVVTPMLNPLIYSLRNKEVMSALRRVLGKLGEENSKKFSLSPAGQRKTF